One Paraburkholderia dioscoreae DNA segment encodes these proteins:
- a CDS encoding carboxymuconolactone decarboxylase family protein, which translates to MEFLSSIKALVPDYAKDIRLNLDGTIARSSLEGNDAVGVALAAAFAAKSTVIVDAIRNAGVLSPEEANGALTAAALMGMNNVWYPYIEMTGSADLKSQPAQLRMNAYASHGGVDKRRFEMYALAASIIGKCHFCVKSHFDTLVAEGMSSTQLRDVGRIAAVINATAQCIAAEGK; encoded by the coding sequence ATGGAATTCTTGTCTTCGATTAAGGCGCTTGTGCCTGACTACGCCAAAGACATCCGGCTGAATCTGGATGGGACGATTGCGCGCTCGTCGCTCGAAGGAAATGACGCTGTCGGGGTGGCGCTAGCCGCGGCATTCGCCGCGAAGAGCACGGTGATCGTCGACGCGATCCGCAATGCCGGCGTGCTGTCCCCGGAAGAAGCCAATGGCGCGCTGACCGCCGCTGCGCTAATGGGTATGAATAACGTCTGGTATCCGTACATCGAAATGACGGGCAGCGCGGATTTGAAGTCGCAGCCAGCGCAACTGCGCATGAACGCCTATGCGTCGCACGGTGGCGTGGACAAGCGGCGCTTCGAGATGTATGCGTTGGCGGCGTCGATCATCGGCAAATGCCATTTTTGCGTGAAGTCGCATTTCGACACGCTGGTTGCCGAAGGCATGAGTTCAACCCAATTGCGCGACGTTGGCCGCATCGCCGCGGTGATCAACGCGACCGCGCAGTGTATCGCCGCGGAAGGCAAGTAA
- a CDS encoding peroxiredoxin — protein sequence MKTVGDKVEAFTVTAAKPGFNHHEENGVSAFEEITEQSFPGKWKIIYFYPKDFTFVCPTEIVEFAKLAKDFEERDAVLMGGSVDNEFVKLAWRREHKDLDKLNHYAFGDVKGELIDQLGVRDKEAGVALRATFIVDPDNTIQHVSVNNLNVGRNPEEVLRILDGLQTDELCPCNRAVGGATL from the coding sequence ATGAAAACCGTTGGCGATAAAGTCGAAGCGTTCACCGTCACTGCTGCAAAGCCGGGCTTTAACCATCATGAGGAAAACGGCGTCTCGGCGTTCGAAGAGATCACGGAGCAGTCGTTCCCGGGCAAGTGGAAGATCATCTATTTCTACCCGAAGGATTTCACGTTCGTGTGCCCGACGGAAATCGTCGAGTTTGCGAAGCTGGCCAAAGATTTCGAAGAACGCGACGCGGTGCTGATGGGCGGCAGCGTCGACAACGAATTCGTGAAGCTGGCATGGCGCCGTGAGCACAAGGATCTGGACAAGCTGAACCACTACGCGTTCGGCGACGTGAAAGGCGAGCTGATCGACCAGCTCGGCGTGCGTGACAAGGAAGCGGGCGTCGCGTTGCGCGCCACTTTCATCGTCGATCCGGACAACACGATCCAGCACGTATCGGTGAACAACCTGAACGTCGGCCGTAATCCGGAAGAAGTGCTGCGGATTCTCGACGGCCTGCAAACGGACGAACTGTGTCCTTGCAACCGTGCAGTCGGCGGCGCAACGCTCTAA
- the ispF gene encoding 2-C-methyl-D-erythritol 2,4-cyclodiphosphate synthase has translation MDFRIGQGYDVHALVPGRPLIIGGVTIPYERGLLGHSDADVLLHAITDALFGAAAMGDIGRHFSDTDAKFAGADSRVLLRECFARVTAAGFSIANVDSSVVAQAPKLAPHIEGMRANIAADLALPIERVNVKAKTNEKLGYLGRGEGIEAQAAVLLIKN, from the coding sequence ATGGATTTCAGAATTGGGCAAGGGTACGACGTGCATGCGCTGGTGCCGGGACGTCCGTTGATTATCGGTGGCGTGACGATTCCCTATGAGCGCGGCCTGCTCGGCCATTCGGATGCGGACGTGCTGCTGCACGCCATTACCGACGCCCTGTTCGGCGCCGCCGCGATGGGCGACATCGGCCGCCATTTCTCGGATACCGATGCGAAGTTCGCCGGCGCGGATAGCCGGGTTCTGCTGCGCGAATGTTTTGCGCGCGTGACGGCGGCGGGTTTTTCCATCGCCAACGTGGATAGCAGCGTGGTGGCGCAGGCGCCGAAGCTGGCGCCGCATATTGAGGGCATGCGGGCCAATATCGCCGCCGATCTCGCTTTGCCGATCGAGCGCGTCAACGTCAAAGCCAAGACCAACGAGAAGCTCGGCTATCTCGGCCGGGGCGAAGGTATCGAAGCTCAGGCCGCGGTTCTGCTGATCAAAAACTGA